The following proteins are encoded in a genomic region of Streptomyces sp. SLBN-31:
- a CDS encoding HNH endonuclease codes for MKRSLTDVQALWAIEQVKNGRMTQTQVAAHLGASLARINALVNGRSYRHLHGIPRGTRTTNGGQRYGFTETPERRHWNEAKFWTRVDRSGGPNACWPWAGGKPDAYGHTAAGKGMTGSANAHVVAFTLAMGLPKAPDWALVLRHLCDNKPCCNPAHLKPGTIGENLADRWQAQREGRTGPRSVTDPVPPPPGGWCIVTGDLDELDRLARISEFHARVDSSGGPAACWPWRGEKSRNNFGYGQMAFDGQRVVPAHRIAYVIADGKTLADIKGQNILHKCPEAKHRNDCNNPAHLALGTQAENIADKLIHGTMPMGERHHMGQRFPDALVARMREKFWRPTGKRPTMTELALEAGTSVTVISRWLKGTSRPEAGGPLAPTG; via the coding sequence ATGAAGCGGTCACTGACGGATGTTCAAGCCCTATGGGCCATAGAGCAGGTCAAGAACGGGAGGATGACTCAAACCCAGGTCGCAGCCCACCTCGGCGCGTCACTCGCGCGGATCAACGCACTGGTCAACGGGCGCTCGTACAGGCATCTGCATGGCATCCCGAGAGGGACCAGGACAACCAACGGCGGCCAACGGTACGGGTTCACCGAGACACCCGAGCGCCGTCACTGGAACGAGGCGAAGTTCTGGACGCGCGTGGACCGCTCCGGCGGCCCTAACGCCTGCTGGCCGTGGGCCGGGGGCAAACCCGACGCCTACGGCCACACTGCCGCCGGGAAAGGAATGACCGGCTCGGCCAACGCCCATGTCGTCGCGTTCACCCTGGCCATGGGACTGCCCAAGGCCCCGGATTGGGCGCTGGTCCTGCGCCACCTATGCGACAACAAGCCCTGCTGCAACCCCGCTCACCTCAAGCCCGGCACCATCGGTGAGAACCTCGCCGACCGCTGGCAGGCCCAACGCGAAGGCCGTACCGGGCCGCGATCTGTCACAGACCCCGTACCTCCACCGCCCGGGGGGTGGTGCATCGTCACCGGCGACTTGGATGAACTCGACCGGCTGGCGCGGATCTCCGAGTTTCACGCCCGCGTGGACAGCAGCGGCGGCCCAGCGGCCTGTTGGCCGTGGAGAGGGGAGAAGTCCCGCAACAACTTCGGCTATGGACAGATGGCCTTCGACGGGCAAAGGGTCGTCCCCGCGCACCGCATCGCCTACGTGATCGCCGATGGGAAGACGCTGGCGGACATCAAAGGTCAGAACATCCTGCACAAGTGCCCCGAGGCCAAGCACCGCAACGACTGCAACAACCCTGCCCACCTGGCCCTCGGAACGCAGGCTGAGAACATCGCCGACAAGCTTATTCACGGCACCATGCCCATGGGAGAGCGGCATCACATGGGCCAGCGCTTCCCTGACGCCCTGGTCGCCCGGATGCGCGAGAAATTCTGGCGCCCTACCGGCAAGCGGCCCACCATGACCGAACTGGCCCTCGAAGCCGGAACGTCGGTCACCGTCATCAGTCGATGGCTGAAGGGGACAAGCCGACCCGAAGCGGGCGGGCCACTCGCTCCCACCGGCTGA